Proteins encoded within one genomic window of Methanosarcina barkeri str. Wiesmoor:
- a CDS encoding ferredoxin family protein, which produces MYPVIDYKKCTGALACYEVCPADVFDIEEIDRVKRAVVARPENCIECNQCVEACPEDAIELIED; this is translated from the coding sequence ATGTACCCAGTAATCGACTATAAAAAGTGTACCGGAGCTCTTGCCTGCTATGAAGTTTGCCCTGCAGACGTTTTTGATATCGAAGAAATTGATCGAGTAAAAAGGGCAGTTGTAGCCCGCCCGGAAAATTGCATAGAGTGCAACCAGTGTGTGGAAGCCTGCCCGGAAGATGCCATAGAACTTATTGAAGATTAA
- a CDS encoding Hsp20/alpha crystallin family protein, producing MAMVKMSPDVFSCSDDKGNLEIQIDLPGVKKENIELKMVEEGFFVRAKREETGVEYAGTYAFCCGVVPQKAVARYCDGKLFVIVPYRESSETVDIEIQ from the coding sequence ATGGCCATGGTGAAAATGTCTCCTGATGTATTTTCGTGTTCTGATGACAAGGGAAACCTTGAAATTCAGATCGATCTGCCTGGAGTAAAGAAAGAGAATATTGAACTAAAGATGGTTGAAGAAGGCTTTTTCGTAAGAGCGAAAAGAGAAGAGACCGGGGTTGAGTACGCAGGGACTTATGCATTCTGCTGCGGGGTTGTTCCTCAAAAAGCGGTCGCCAGATATTGTGATGGAAAACTGTTTGTCATAGTACCTTACAGAGAGAGTTCAGAGACTGTAGACATTGAAATTCAGTAA
- a CDS encoding uracil-DNA glycosylase: MMVEAGYETVTKEILKCTRCPLHKSAIKRVIGKGSCNPKVFFIGEAPGKRENETGIPFYGRAGKKLDKMIEYMGLSEEDWMVTNTVKCHPPENRRPSINEIECCKPFLLSQIILLNPKIIILLGNTAEKSFCPGKKLEWGVPVEHEGRTILKLYHPAALIYTSSKKEIQRAFIDKNRELWS; this comes from the coding sequence ATGATGGTGGAAGCCGGATACGAAACTGTTACAAAGGAGATACTTAAATGCACCCGATGCCCACTCCATAAAAGTGCAATCAAAAGAGTCATAGGAAAAGGGTCCTGCAACCCGAAAGTTTTCTTCATAGGAGAAGCCCCAGGAAAACGCGAAAATGAAACCGGAATTCCGTTTTACGGCAGGGCAGGAAAAAAACTGGATAAAATGATCGAGTACATGGGGCTTTCCGAAGAAGATTGGATGGTAACAAATACAGTCAAATGCCACCCCCCTGAAAACCGAAGACCCAGTATAAACGAGATAGAATGCTGTAAGCCCTTCCTGCTTTCTCAGATAATCCTGCTTAACCCGAAAATTATAATCCTTCTTGGTAATACAGCCGAGAAGTCCTTTTGCCCCGGGAAAAAACTCGAATGGGGAGTCCCTGTGGAACATGAAGGAAGAACAATCCTGAAACTTTACCATCCTGCAGCCCTGATTTACACCTCTTCAAAAAAAGAGATCCAACGTGCTTTCATCGACAAAAACCGTGAGCTATGGAGCTGA
- a CDS encoding phosphoglycerate kinase, with protein sequence MTSRDFLTIDDFDTHGKTILVRVDLNSPMDPQGNILDDMRIRSHIATLKDLEDAKVVLLAHQSRPGKKDFTTMKPHANLMSKYLGKQVLYVDDIFGTYAKTRIASMENGDVILLENVRFYSEESLERTPAEQAKTYPVKKLAPFVDIFLNDAFAVSHRSQLSVVGFTEVLPTGAGRVMEKELTSLDRGIKGGERPTIFVLGGAKVDDSLHVAENVLSNGGADRVLLTGVVANVALAASGIDIGKVNLDFIKSQGYEDQIEKAKSILTKFKDKVGLPRDVALNDNKKRVELPVSELNSNSLPINDIGLETIVDFTSEIASAKTVILNGPAGISEVAEFALGTHEIIKAAIKSEFSIIGGGHISAEVEHLGLAHRFSHISTGGGALIDYLSGVKLPGVEALKSAAKRYEEAKKI encoded by the coding sequence ATGACTTCTAGAGACTTTCTTACAATCGATGATTTTGACACGCACGGAAAGACAATTCTTGTAAGGGTTGACCTGAACTCCCCTATGGATCCACAGGGTAATATTCTGGATGATATGCGGATCCGAAGCCATATTGCCACCTTGAAGGATCTTGAGGACGCAAAAGTTGTTTTGCTTGCACACCAGAGCAGGCCCGGAAAAAAAGACTTTACTACAATGAAGCCTCATGCCAACCTGATGTCCAAATACCTGGGAAAGCAGGTTCTTTATGTAGATGATATTTTTGGAACTTATGCAAAGACCAGGATTGCTTCTATGGAAAATGGAGATGTCATCCTGCTCGAAAATGTAAGGTTCTATTCTGAAGAAAGCCTCGAAAGAACTCCAGCAGAACAGGCAAAAACTTATCCGGTTAAAAAACTGGCACCTTTTGTAGATATCTTCCTTAATGATGCCTTTGCCGTATCTCACAGGTCTCAACTTTCCGTAGTAGGATTTACAGAGGTTCTCCCTACCGGAGCCGGAAGGGTCATGGAAAAGGAACTCACGTCTTTGGATCGGGGGATCAAAGGAGGGGAACGGCCAACGATTTTCGTTCTCGGAGGGGCAAAAGTCGATGATTCGCTCCATGTGGCGGAAAATGTGCTTTCAAATGGAGGAGCTGACCGGGTACTCCTGACCGGAGTAGTAGCAAATGTGGCACTTGCGGCATCCGGTATAGATATCGGAAAAGTAAATCTGGACTTCATCAAATCCCAGGGCTACGAAGACCAGATCGAAAAAGCAAAAAGTATACTTACGAAATTCAAAGATAAAGTTGGTCTTCCAAGGGATGTGGCTTTAAACGACAATAAGAAGCGGGTCGAATTGCCTGTTTCAGAACTTAATTCTAATTCTCTTCCTATAAACGATATTGGGCTTGAAACCATTGTGGACTTTACCAGTGAAATCGCAAGTGCAAAAACTGTTATCTTAAACGGCCCTGCGGGGATTTCCGAAGTTGCTGAGTTTGCCCTTGGAACGCACGAGATTATAAAAGCTGCTATTAAATCCGAGTTTTCAATCATTGGCGGTGGGCATATTTCGGCAGAAGTTGAGCATCTCGGGCTTGCACACCGTTTCTCTCACATCAGTACAGGTGGCGGGGCACTAATTGATTATCTCTCAGGAGTAAAGCTGCCTGGTGTAGAGGCCCTGAAATCTGCAGCTAAGAGATATGAAGAAGCTAAGAAAATCTAA
- a CDS encoding TIGR00296 family protein produces MLTDVEGRAAVKLARKTIESFLSEEKLPEPQELGFELSPVFGEKRGVFVTLTESGLLRGCIGHPFPDSRLEDAIMDSAISAATRDPRFPPVREDELNKIVVEVTILTQPEKINAPAEELPERIEVGKHGLIVKQGYCQGLLLPQVAPEYNMDSIEFLGHTCLKAGLLPDAWLKGAEVSCFEGQIFKEKEPCGEVLEENFSCE; encoded by the coding sequence ATGCTTACAGATGTTGAAGGCAGGGCTGCAGTCAAACTTGCAAGGAAAACGATCGAATCGTTCCTATCGGAAGAAAAGCTTCCAGAACCTCAAGAATTGGGTTTTGAGCTTTCGCCGGTTTTCGGGGAGAAAAGGGGAGTTTTTGTCACACTTACTGAAAGTGGGCTTCTGAGGGGCTGTATAGGACATCCGTTTCCGGATTCGAGACTTGAGGATGCAATTATGGATTCTGCAATTTCTGCGGCAACCAGGGACCCGCGTTTTCCTCCGGTGAGAGAAGATGAGCTGAACAAAATAGTTGTTGAGGTAACAATTCTTACACAGCCTGAAAAGATTAATGCTCCTGCAGAAGAGCTTCCTGAGCGCATAGAGGTCGGAAAGCATGGACTTATTGTAAAGCAGGGCTACTGTCAGGGACTTTTGCTTCCTCAGGTCGCTCCTGAGTATAATATGGATTCTATCGAGTTTTTGGGCCATACCTGCTTGAAAGCTGGCCTTTTGCCTGACGCCTGGCTCAAAGGAGCCGAAGTCTCCTGTTTCGAAGGGCAGATTTTCAAGGAAAAAGAACCATGTGGCGAGGTCCTCGAGGAAAATTTTTCATGTGAATGA
- a CDS encoding Hsp20/alpha crystallin family protein, translating into MKFPMKRTDRDMYSWDPFDEIRRMQNYMENMFRTFPALESRFGNEAFSPLTDVMEEDEKVVVTTDLPGVDREDVELNLRDNVLVISAGKGKEEEAEKEGYLRKERSFMRYYREIPLPDGVTEEGTTAQLKNGVLTVTLPKTKSVAGKRIEIE; encoded by the coding sequence ATGAAATTTCCAATGAAAAGAACAGACCGTGACATGTATAGCTGGGACCCATTTGACGAGATCAGAAGAATGCAGAATTATATGGAAAATATGTTCAGAACTTTTCCTGCACTGGAAAGTCGGTTCGGAAACGAAGCTTTCTCTCCGCTGACTGATGTTATGGAAGAAGATGAGAAGGTAGTTGTAACAACCGACCTGCCCGGGGTTGACAGAGAAGATGTTGAACTCAATCTAAGGGATAATGTTCTGGTAATCAGTGCAGGTAAAGGAAAAGAAGAAGAGGCTGAAAAAGAAGGTTACCTCAGAAAAGAGCGGTCTTTCATGCGCTATTACCGTGAGATTCCTCTTCCCGACGGCGTAACTGAAGAAGGAACAACTGCGCAGCTCAAAAATGGAGTCTTAACTGTCACCCTACCGAAAACAAAATCCGTAGCTGGAAAGAGAATCGAGATTGAATAA